From Streptomyces asiaticus, one genomic window encodes:
- a CDS encoding helix-turn-helix domain-containing protein: MHTPPSDVRADRADRADDVLALARLATKRGAVRAMLGWLARRTGGPAVLVGDTGRVLAGPGGEHDPAVARVAVDAAAVAAVELHRRGAASAVLGGGDGPPVHLIALDTGPRTYLAVVGPDDPHCGTLLADAARTLALCWRLEQSERARRRIESAEEYSREAVLHLLMVGSVPAAQRIAGALRPALPAMVQMYVIECPHARRREIARRIDREAGGGAWIVPCPVRPNHVLALVPPEPGPGAAAVSGGPRGGPAPLDLLIVRLVPECRVGVSAAVALRDTPTAYEQAIHALAVARNAPGRRAGFGGDVDVTVLAGPEGYVWASELLAPCLRYAPARRADPGPQELLGTLGSWLSFGGAASRHLKIHRNTLAARMRHLDELLGVEVSRSLAAQSAAWLALRLHTAPQAAAARAQAPPGHTATLDAVLGTPAAGAWARAQLRPLEQAGPTAGLETIRAWLRADARLPAAATALGISLPGARKRLTRAEDALGRSLLTAPSAKYELWLAMRALGSL; this comes from the coding sequence ATGCACACCCCGCCCTCCGACGTGCGCGCCGACCGCGCCGACCGCGCCGATGACGTTCTCGCTCTCGCCCGGCTGGCCACCAAGCGTGGGGCGGTACGGGCGATGCTCGGCTGGCTGGCCCGGCGGACCGGGGGTCCGGCCGTGCTGGTCGGGGACACGGGGCGGGTGCTGGCCGGGCCGGGTGGGGAGCACGACCCGGCGGTGGCGCGGGTCGCCGTCGACGCCGCCGCCGTGGCCGCTGTCGAGCTGCACCGGCGCGGGGCGGCCTCCGCCGTGCTGGGCGGGGGCGATGGGCCCCCGGTGCATCTGATCGCGCTCGACACCGGCCCCAGGACGTATCTCGCCGTCGTCGGGCCGGACGATCCGCACTGCGGAACGCTGCTCGCCGACGCCGCCCGCACCCTCGCCCTGTGCTGGCGGCTGGAGCAGTCCGAGCGGGCGCGGCGGCGGATCGAGTCGGCCGAGGAGTACAGCCGGGAGGCGGTGCTGCATCTGCTGATGGTGGGCAGCGTGCCCGCCGCGCAGCGGATCGCCGGGGCGCTGCGGCCGGCGCTGCCCGCGATGGTCCAGATGTACGTCATCGAGTGCCCGCACGCCCGGCGGCGCGAGATCGCCCGGCGGATCGACCGCGAGGCCGGGGGCGGGGCGTGGATCGTGCCGTGTCCGGTGCGCCCGAACCATGTGCTCGCGCTCGTACCGCCCGAGCCGGGCCCGGGTGCGGCGGCGGTGAGCGGCGGCCCGCGCGGCGGCCCTGCGCCACTGGACCTGCTGATCGTCCGGCTGGTGCCCGAATGCCGGGTCGGGGTGAGCGCGGCGGTCGCGCTGCGGGACACACCGACCGCGTACGAGCAGGCCATCCACGCGCTGGCGGTGGCCCGTAACGCGCCCGGGCGCCGCGCGGGTTTCGGCGGCGATGTGGATGTGACCGTCCTGGCGGGCCCGGAGGGCTATGTGTGGGCGAGCGAGCTCCTGGCGCCCTGTCTGCGGTACGCACCGGCCCGCCGCGCCGACCCGGGCCCGCAGGAGCTGCTGGGCACGCTCGGGTCGTGGCTCAGCTTCGGCGGGGCGGCCAGCCGCCATCTGAAGATCCACCGCAATACGCTCGCGGCGCGGATGCGCCATCTGGACGAGCTGCTGGGCGTGGAGGTCAGCCGCAGTCTGGCCGCGCAGTCGGCCGCGTGGCTGGCGCTGCGGCTGCATACGGCGCCCCAGGCCGCGGCGGCCCGCGCCCAGGCCCCGCCGGGGCACACCGCCACACTGGACGCGGTGCTGGGCACCCCCGCCGCCGGGGCCTGGGCCCGGGCCCAGCTGCGCCCCCTGGAGCAGGCCGGTCCGACGGCCGGCCTGGAGACCATACGCGCCTGGCTGCGCGCCGACGCCCGCCTCCCCGCAGCGGCCACCGCCCTGGGCATCTCCCTCCCGGGCGCCCGCAAGCGCCTGACCAGGGCGGAGGACGCCCTGGGCCGCTCCCTGCTGACCGCGCCGAGCGCGAAGTACGAACTATGGCTCGCGATGCGGGCTTTGGGCTCGCTCTGA
- a CDS encoding DUF1330 domain-containing protein: MPAAYALAHLHGRSPHPDVIEYLERIQATLDPFHGRFLIHGDTFEVVEGEWPGSVVLIEFPGGMADARAWYASPAYQDILALRTDHIEGDVILADGVGPGYDPLKRAEKLRSADPSGYAR; this comes from the coding sequence ATGCCCGCCGCCTACGCGCTCGCGCATCTGCACGGCCGCAGCCCGCACCCCGACGTCATCGAGTACCTGGAGCGGATCCAGGCCACCCTCGACCCCTTTCACGGCCGGTTCCTCATCCACGGCGACACGTTCGAGGTGGTCGAGGGGGAGTGGCCGGGCAGTGTGGTGCTGATCGAGTTCCCGGGCGGGATGGCGGACGCCCGCGCGTGGTACGCGTCGCCCGCCTATCAGGACATCCTGGCGCTGCGCACCGACCACATCGAGGGCGATGTGATCCTGGCCGATGGCGTCGGCCCCGGCTACGACCCACTGAAGCGGGCCGAGAAGCTCCGGTCCGCCGACCCCAGCGGGTACGCCCGCTGA